The window GAGCCGAATATCGAGAAGCTATTCAATAAGACGAAATCACTGAATGAAGGGGCCGTTTTATTTTCCACCTTTGCTGTAGGAACCTGGTATTGGCATAAGCATTTAGTCTCAGGAATCTTTGACCCTGATAAAAAGCTGCAAGATTTCACGGCTGCAGAGTGGCAAACGTTATTACACGGGAAGGACGAGAAGCTCGTATTACCCTTAGAAAATGAACCCCTCAAATATTTTGAAGGGGTGATTGATCGATTCAAACGCCTGTACTTAACAAAAGAAAACAATCAAATATCAAAAAACATCAAGAAATATATCAGCTTAAAGGACTGCTCTCAATGCAACGGAACTCGGTTAAGTCAGGAAGTATTAAATTGTAAAATCGATGAGTATAATATTGCTCAATTTGCTGCGATGGAAGTCAGTGAATTGATAACGGTAATCGAAAAGATTGAGGATCCAATGGTAATGCCCATCCTCTCCAATCTAATGGTTCGACTGCAATCGTTCGTGAACATGGGAATCGATTATCTTACACTCGATCGTGAAACATCGACCCTGTCCGGGGGAGAATCGCAACGAGTCAAAATGCTTAGACATCTTAATAGCAGCCTAACCGATATGATGTTTATTTTTGATGAGCCAAGCACTGGATTGCATCCAAGTGATGTCCATCGACTGAATACGATGCTGCAAACTCTCCGGGACAAAGAAAATACGGTGATTGTGGTCGAACATGACAAGGATGTTATGAAAATCGCTGATCATCTTGTCGATGTTGGACCTGGTGCAGGGACAAATGGTGGGGAGATTGTTTATGAAGGAAGCCTTGTTGGCTTATACAAAGCAGATACACTAACCGGAAAATACTTGAGAACTAAACAGCCTTTAAAGAAAAGTGCCCGAAAAGGGAACGAATTTTTTTCCATTGTTGATGCCTCTAAACACAATCTGAAGCATGTAAGTGTTCAAATTCCTTGTCGTGTGCTGACAGTGATTACTGGCGTAGCTGGTTCTGGGAAAAGCACATTGATTTTCAATGAATTTTTAGAGCAGTATCCAGATGCGATTGTGATCGACCAAAAATCAGTCACTACCTCCATTCGCTCCACCCCGGCGACCTATACCGGCATGATGGATGTGATCCGAGATATCTTTGCAGACGCTAACAAAGTCAGTAAATCTCTTTTTAGCTTTAACTCCAAGGGTGCCTGCCCAGAGTGTCAAGGGAATGGTTCGATTCAATTGGACCTTGCTTTTCTTGAGACGATAAGAACGACCTGTGGCACCTGTAAGGGAATGCGGTTCAAAGAGGAGGTTCTGCAGTATAAGGTAAATGGAAAATCCATTTCAGATGTGTTAGACATGACCGTATCAGACGCCCTATCCTTTTTTCAGGAAAAAGAAGTGCGATCCATCTTAAAAGCCTTATCAGAAGTAGGACTAGACTATATGACATTAGGCCAGCCACTCAGCACATTATCGGGCGGGGAATGTCAAAGAATAAAGTTAGCTGGTGAACTGCATCGATCAGGAAACATTTACATTCTCGATGAGCCGACAACGGGACTTCACATGTCCGACGTTCAACATGTCATCTCCATACTCAATCGTTTAGTGGATAACGGCAGTACAGTTATTGTGATTGAGCATAATCTAGAGGTTATGAAACAAGCAGACTGGATCATTGATTTAGGACCTGGAGGCGGTAAAAATGGAGGGGAAATCATGTTTTCAGGTACACCGCATGATTTTATCGAGAAGTGCAACTCCTTAACCGCACAATATCTTAGAAGCGATATTCAGGAGGATTAGTCGTTAAAAAATTTTTAGTAAAGATATGATGAACAACAAGCTTCCTGTTTCCAATATATGTTAAGATGAATGATAATACAGAATCCAAGGAGGGTAAATAATTGAAACGATTGCCATTCGAACCACCAACGGAACATTATGATGAGCGAATTCAATCCATTGACGAGCAAATTTGTGCGTTAATCAAAGAGCGAAAAGTAGTTTCAGATCAAGATCCTGGATTTCCAGCAAAGAAACTTATTTCTGCTTGGAGTGATAAGTACGATTTTCAAGAGGATTTTTTAAACAGCGTGTTTTCCCATTTTTTAAATGAAGACCTGTATCGGCCTGTTGTTGAGCCAGAGGGTTTTGTAAAAAATATCCCCGTCCTAAAATCCTTTGAAAACAAGGATGTGTTTTATTCGATTACTTTTATCCGTCAATATGAAAATGCTAGTGTTGTCCATTTTAACATCGATAGGGAGTATCGCGAGGAAGATATGCATCGAGGTTTTCAAGACCATACGTTTTTTGAGCTTTCGATTCAAGGTTTAGATACGGAGTATGACTGCCGAAACGACGGCGGAGGCGGCTCCAGAGGACATGAGTCCTATACATACATCATTTCGCCGGCATTGCCTGATGATCTTTCCACCTTTACATTAGTCTTTAAAGAGCACAAGACGCCATACCAAAAACCAACGGGCTTGGAAGTGTTGATTTAATATGGTTGGTTTGCTTAATCTGGGGAGCTTCGTTTTGGGACTCATTGCCTGGATTCTTCCAATCGTTTATCTCACACAAGGGAAAAAGAATGATCATAAGAAGTGGGCTGCTTTGACTGTTTTGAGCTTCAGCGCTTGTACGATGGCGCTTAGTTTTCAAATTTTCTATAGCTATCACCTTGTAAAAATCGAGGATTGGGGCGCGCTTCTAGACATTTCAGGGGCTGTCGCGTTCAGCGCGGCCGTTCTTACCATTGGTACGATTCTATTAAACATTGTAACGCTGATGGTATATCGAAGGTCTGAAGTTAAAAATCACATTATTAAAAAGTAATAAGAGTATCGACACATTTTTATGCAAGGAGGGATTATGTATGAAAAAAATAAACAGCACAAACGATAGCTGGAATGCCAACCTCTATGATACGAAGCATTCCTTTGTTTCAGAGTATGGAAGTAGTTTAATTGAATTATTAGCTCCAATGCCTGGCGAAAGGATTCTCGACCTTGGGTGTGGGACAGGGGATTTGGCTAATAGCTTATATGAGAAGGGCGTAAATGTGATCGGTGTCGATAAGTCTGCCAATATGGTTGAGCAGGCCATCCAGAAATACCCTCATCTCGAATTTCTTGTTCAGGATGCAACCGAGCTGGAGTACCAGAATGAGTTTGATGCGGTGTTTTCTAACGCAACCCTTCATTGGGTCAAGCCGCCCGCTTATGCATTAAATTGCATCTATCAATCTTTGAAAAAAGGCGGCAGATTCGTTGCTGAATTTGGTGGCAAAGGGAATGTGCAAACGATAACAGATGAAATCATCCGGCAAAGAACAAAAGCAGGCTTTGATTTCATGCCGGAACAATTCCCGTGGTATTATCCAAGTATTGCGGAGTACTCCACATTAATGGAGGAAGCAGGATTTCGCGTGACGTTTGCCCAGCACTATGATCGACCAACCAAATTAAACGGAGAAAATGGCTTGAAAAACTGGATTGATATGTTTGGGAGTTCTCTATTAGAGGGTGTTCCTGAAGATACCAAAATCGAGATCATCGCTATGGTTGAACATAATGTAAAGGAAGCTTTATACAAGGAAGACAGCTGGATGGCTGATTATAAAAGAATACGTGTGGTTGGGGTAAAGGAATAATTATCAGATGTCACAAACGCCATAGCTGTGGCACTACCGACAAATTTGATACTTCCTAGAGGAAACGTGGGCTTGCTCCCGCGTTTCCTTAGTTCATTGAAATGAATTCTACAAAATCCATCACACCTAAAGTGAAACTTCCATCAGTGGGGGTTTTCATCATCCCCACTGATGGTTAGTTGAGGCCAGCGGCATGCTGGTCACATAGACGTTGCCGCAGGCGTTTATAGTCTATGTTCCTCAATCGGATCTTTACTGGCAGTTGATCCCCTACCTATCTACTTTCCATATTGCCTCAGTATCTTGAGGTAGGTGTCTTACTGCAGTTAAGATGGGATAAAATATAAATACAGGCAAATGAGCAAAGAAAGTCCTTTCAACCGTTTTGTCTATATTTCACGTTTGCTTCATCCACCACAATTATGGTTCCTAACCTTCCAAGCCGAGTTGACTTTTGTCAGCTATCAAATTCTCCCGTCGAATTTGCGTCCGGATTACCTGAGCTCGCTCGGGTAAACTACCTTTAAAAAAGCCGAAACACCCGCCGGAGGCTTAACTTTTCCTTTTGTATAAGTCCCTTCCTCAGCAAATGGAAGAAAGTGGTCTGCAGATAATTCAAGACCAACCATGCGAATTCAGTTGGAGCTACATAACATGCCTGAAACATTAAGAGTCGGTAGCAGTCACTTTTCTGATATACTGTAGGATAACGTCTAAATATTGATAATAACTATAAATTAATATTTTTATATAGGTATATATCGGAGGTAAGCTTCTAGCGTCATTTCGTTTTTATTTTCATCATTTATGCCACCTTTATCAGTTTAGGATTACCTGATTCGCTTTTGGGTGTAACTTGGCCTGAGATGGTGGGGGAGTTTGATGTGGCATATAGTGCGGCTGGGATCATTTCCATGACCATTAGCATATGTACCGTTATCTCAAGTGTGCAGACAATTCGAATCACGAAAAAGATCGGAACAGGAAAACTCGTTTTAGGGAGTGTCTTGTGTACTGCCATTGGATTGATAGGGTTTGCGTTTACGCAAAATTTTTTCTAATTAATCGTTGCCGCATTACCTTTAGGCTTTGGCGCTGGCGCGATTGACACTTCTTTAAATGACTACGTGGCGATTCATTTCAAAGTGCATCATATGAATTGGTTACATGCTTTTTGGGGAGTGGGAGCAACGTTAGGTCCCATGATTATGGGAGTGATTCTCAATCATGATTCTTCATGGAGAAACGGTTATTTAATTATTGGTGGTATTCAATTCCTGCTAGTGATCATTCTCTTTCTTTCTCTACCACTTTGGAGGCAAAACGAAAAGGCAATATCCCATGAATCTGGGGAAACAGCAAGTTCTCTTCGAACATTATTAAAACAAAGGGGAGTTTTCTTCTCTCTATTATCCTTTTTGTTTTATGTAGGCGTAGAAGGAACTATTTTTTTGTGGGGTAGTAGTTACTTAATTGAAGTAAAATCGTTCACGATTGCAACCGCTAGCTTCATTCTATCCATATTTTTTGCTAGTTTAACAGTGGGAAGGTTGGTTTCAGGATTTATCACGTTTTGGCTATCCAATCACAAGTTGCTGGTGTTTAGCGAAATCGCTCTTCTAATGGGGATTTTAATCGTTGCTTTTGGGACAGGAAGCGTTTTATATGGCGGATTTATCCTTATCGGTCTTGGATGTGCTGCCATTTTTCCAACCATGATACATGAAACACCAAGCAGGTTTGGAGCAAAAGATTCAAGAACCATTATGGGATTTCAAGTAGCATCTGGTTATGTTGGGATAACAGCCCTGCCACCATTATTAGGCCTACTATTTCAACATTTCAGTATGAATCTATTTCCATTCTTTTTAATTGTTTTCACCCTTATACTTCTTGGAGCAACCATTGTGATAGATAAACCGAGAAAGGTTAAAAATTTATAAGGGAATTCTAAAAATAAATAGAGGCAGTCTTTCGAATACTAACGAGTGAAATGATCACTTGGAGGTTGTAATAAATGAGCAGCAATCAAAAGCAAAAGAAGCAAACGTTTCCCCCACAGCATCAAACAAGACAGCCTGGAGTCGAGACCGAAATGAATCCTCGTCCCGTTTCCCAAAGCCCCGAATACAAGGCAAGCGGAAAACTGGCTGGCAAAAAGGCGATCATAACCGGTGGGGACAGCGGAATTGGAAAAGCGGTCGCCCTTTTATTTGCGAAGGAAGGGGCGGATGTGGCCATCATCTACTTGGATGAACAGGAGGATGCCGCTGAAACGAAAAGGCTGATTGAAGCAGAAGGCCGTAAATGCCTGCTGTATGCCGGTGATGTCGGCCAGGAAGACTTTTGCCAAGAGACCATTCATCACATACAGTCGGAGTTCCAAACCCTGGATATCCTCGTGAATAATGCAGCTGAGCAGCATCCGCAAAAGAGTCTGTTAGATATTACAACTGAACAGTTCGAGAAAACATTCCGAACCAATATTTTTTCTTATTTTTACCTGTCGAAAATCGTATTACCTTATTTGAAAAAAGGAGCATCCATTATTAATACTGCTTCCATAACAGCCTACCACGGCCATGAACAGCTAATAGACTATTCGGCCACAAAGGGAGCGGTGGTTTCCTTTACCCGTTCACTGGCCATATCATTGGCTTCTCAAGGAATCCGGGTCAATGCGGTAGCACCGGGACCTATTTGGACACCGCTGATTCCTTCTACGTTTACAGCCGATCAGGTCGCCACCT of the Bacillus tuaregi genome contains:
- a CDS encoding ATP-binding cassette domain-containing protein gives rise to the protein MNENHFIKLVGLKENNLKNISLQIPKRKITVFTGVSGSGKSSIVFDTISKEAHRQLNQTYSTYIQNRLPTYSQPDALSIENLSPAVVIDQRRMGGNVRSTLGTATDIYSLLRLLFSRLGKPFMGESDVFSFNNPKGMCPKCQGIGRSIEPNIEKLFNKTKSLNEGAVLFSTFAVGTWYWHKHLVSGIFDPDKKLQDFTAAEWQTLLHGKDEKLVLPLENEPLKYFEGVIDRFKRLYLTKENNQISKNIKKYISLKDCSQCNGTRLSQEVLNCKIDEYNIAQFAAMEVSELITVIEKIEDPMVMPILSNLMVRLQSFVNMGIDYLTLDRETSTLSGGESQRVKMLRHLNSSLTDMMFIFDEPSTGLHPSDVHRLNTMLQTLRDKENTVIVVEHDKDVMKIADHLVDVGPGAGTNGGEIVYEGSLVGLYKADTLTGKYLRTKQPLKKSARKGNEFFSIVDASKHNLKHVSVQIPCRVLTVITGVAGSGKSTLIFNEFLEQYPDAIVIDQKSVTTSIRSTPATYTGMMDVIRDIFADANKVSKSLFSFNSKGACPECQGNGSIQLDLAFLETIRTTCGTCKGMRFKEEVLQYKVNGKSISDVLDMTVSDALSFFQEKEVRSILKALSEVGLDYMTLGQPLSTLSGGECQRIKLAGELHRSGNIYILDEPTTGLHMSDVQHVISILNRLVDNGSTVIVIEHNLEVMKQADWIIDLGPGGGKNGGEIMFSGTPHDFIEKCNSLTAQYLRSDIQED
- a CDS encoding class I SAM-dependent methyltransferase, coding for MKKINSTNDSWNANLYDTKHSFVSEYGSSLIELLAPMPGERILDLGCGTGDLANSLYEKGVNVIGVDKSANMVEQAIQKYPHLEFLVQDATELEYQNEFDAVFSNATLHWVKPPAYALNCIYQSLKKGGRFVAEFGGKGNVQTITDEIIRQRTKAGFDFMPEQFPWYYPSIAEYSTLMEEAGFRVTFAQHYDRPTKLNGENGLKNWIDMFGSSLLEGVPEDTKIEIIAMVEHNVKEALYKEDSWMADYKRIRVVGVKE
- a CDS encoding MFS transporter, translating into MVAALPLGFGAGAIDTSLNDYVAIHFKVHHMNWLHAFWGVGATLGPMIMGVILNHDSSWRNGYLIIGGIQFLLVIILFLSLPLWRQNEKAISHESGETASSLRTLLKQRGVFFSLLSFLFYVGVEGTIFLWGSSYLIEVKSFTIATASFILSIFFASLTVGRLVSGFITFWLSNHKLLVFSEIALLMGILIVAFGTGSVLYGGFILIGLGCAAIFPTMIHETPSRFGAKDSRTIMGFQVASGYVGITALPPLLGLLFQHFSMNLFPFFLIVFTLILLGATIVIDKPRKVKNL
- a CDS encoding SDR family oxidoreductase, encoding MSSNQKQKKQTFPPQHQTRQPGVETEMNPRPVSQSPEYKASGKLAGKKAIITGGDSGIGKAVALLFAKEGADVAIIYLDEQEDAAETKRLIEAEGRKCLLYAGDVGQEDFCQETIHHIQSEFQTLDILVNNAAEQHPQKSLLDITTEQFEKTFRTNIFSYFYLSKIVLPYLKKGASIINTASITAYHGHEQLIDYSATKGAVVSFTRSLAISLASQGIRVNAVAPGPIWTPLIPSTFTADQVATFGSDTPMGRAGQPFELAPAYVYLASDDSSYVSGQTLHVNGGTIVGG